Proteins co-encoded in one Metabacillus sp. KUDC1714 genomic window:
- a CDS encoding alpha-galactosidase, producing the protein MSIHINEQNKQFHLTNGQISYIFQVLKNGSLGQLYFGKAIRHRDDFSHFQVNDIPTAASCHFYQEDPAFSLETTRQEFPVPGKGDFREAAIEVETSEGRVGNLFAYQGYEVIKGKLKLDGLPATYANEEEAITLIIKLEDQLIGASLQLSYTIFHEHPVITRNVRIVNNGDHTLSLKKIMSASIDLPDADYTMVHLSGTWSRERHIKERQLVQGISSISSIRGASSHHDNPFIALKRKETTEHDNEVYGFNFVYSSNFLAQVQVDHYDTSRVMMGIHPHQFNWQLTNQESFQTPEVVIVYSNEGLNGMSQAYHNLYRQHLIRDPWKIEERPILINNWEATYFDFNEEKLVNIAESAKELGIELFVLDDGWFGKRNDDTSSLGDWFEDEEKLPNGLESLVEKLKQIDIKFGLWFEPEMINPISQLYKEHPDWIVGRQEEHLVFGRNQLVLDFSRREVVDYIYEKMAGIIHKTQLSYIKWDMNRNITDAYSAALKLEQQGEFYHRYILGVYDLYERLTNEFPNVLFESCAGGGGRFDPGMFYYAPQAWTSDDTDAVERLKIQYGTSLVYPIYSMGSHVSAVPNHQTLRKTPIETRANTAYFGTFGYELNPLELSEEERELIKTQVQFYKNQRKLVRDGDFYRLQSPFDGNETAWMIVSKDQNEALIGWYKVLATVNPKKQQVLKLKGLDENKLYEVNGKGTYYGDELLYNGLQLPTEFNGVNAPFAKRGGDYQSVVFHLVGKDK; encoded by the coding sequence GTGTCTATTCATATAAATGAGCAAAATAAACAATTTCACTTAACAAACGGCCAAATTAGCTATATTTTTCAAGTTTTAAAGAACGGGAGTCTAGGTCAGCTTTATTTTGGTAAGGCCATTCGTCATCGCGATGATTTTTCACATTTTCAAGTAAATGATATTCCGACAGCAGCGAGCTGTCACTTTTATCAAGAAGATCCAGCCTTTTCTCTAGAAACAACACGTCAAGAGTTTCCGGTACCTGGTAAGGGAGATTTTCGTGAAGCTGCAATCGAGGTTGAAACAAGTGAGGGAAGAGTTGGAAATTTATTTGCTTATCAAGGGTATGAAGTGATAAAAGGAAAGCTTAAATTAGATGGACTTCCTGCTACATATGCAAATGAAGAGGAAGCAATAACGCTTATTATTAAACTTGAAGATCAATTGATTGGTGCAAGCCTTCAGCTATCTTATACGATTTTTCACGAGCATCCTGTTATTACACGTAATGTAAGGATCGTAAATAATGGAGATCACACTCTTTCTCTGAAAAAGATTATGAGTGCCTCAATCGATTTACCTGATGCAGATTATACGATGGTTCATCTGTCTGGCACATGGTCAAGGGAAAGGCATATTAAAGAACGACAGCTTGTACAAGGGATTTCTTCAATCTCCAGCATAAGAGGTGCAAGCTCACACCATGATAACCCATTCATTGCTTTGAAAAGAAAAGAAACAACAGAGCATGACAACGAAGTGTACGGATTTAATTTTGTTTACAGTAGTAATTTCTTAGCACAAGTGCAGGTTGATCATTATGATACATCAAGAGTCATGATGGGGATTCACCCACATCAATTTAATTGGCAGCTTACCAATCAAGAAAGCTTTCAAACTCCAGAAGTTGTGATCGTTTATTCAAATGAAGGATTAAATGGAATGAGTCAAGCCTATCACAATCTATATCGCCAGCACTTAATCCGTGACCCATGGAAAATTGAAGAAAGACCAATCTTAATTAACAATTGGGAAGCTACTTACTTTGATTTTAACGAAGAAAAGCTTGTAAATATTGCAGAAAGTGCAAAGGAACTAGGAATTGAGTTGTTTGTTCTGGATGATGGTTGGTTTGGGAAAAGGAACGATGATACATCCTCACTTGGAGATTGGTTTGAAGATGAAGAAAAGCTTCCAAATGGCTTAGAATCTTTGGTAGAAAAATTAAAGCAAATAGACATCAAATTCGGCTTATGGTTTGAGCCTGAAATGATTAATCCAATTAGTCAGTTATATAAGGAACATCCAGATTGGATCGTAGGTAGGCAAGAAGAGCACTTAGTTTTTGGCCGAAATCAATTAGTGTTGGATTTCTCAAGACGTGAAGTTGTAGATTATATTTATGAAAAAATGGCGGGAATCATTCACAAAACACAGCTTTCTTATATTAAATGGGATATGAATCGGAATATTACAGATGCTTATTCAGCTGCACTTAAACTAGAACAACAAGGTGAGTTTTACCACCGTTATATTCTAGGTGTGTATGATTTATATGAGAGACTTACGAATGAATTTCCGAACGTATTATTTGAATCATGTGCCGGTGGTGGAGGAAGATTCGACCCAGGTATGTTTTATTATGCTCCACAAGCTTGGACAAGTGATGATACGGATGCGGTTGAGCGCTTAAAAATTCAGTATGGAACCTCACTTGTTTACCCGATTTATAGTATGGGTTCACATGTATCAGCTGTTCCAAACCACCAAACATTAAGAAAAACACCTATTGAAACAAGAGCGAATACAGCGTACTTTGGGACATTTGGGTATGAATTAAACCCACTCGAATTAAGCGAAGAGGAACGAGAATTGATTAAGACTCAAGTTCAATTTTATAAAAATCAACGTAAATTAGTAAGAGATGGTGATTTTTATCGTCTTCAAAGTCCTTTCGATGGAAATGAAACGGCATGGATGATCGTATCGAAAGATCAGAATGAGGCATTGATAGGGTGGTATAAGGTGCTTGCCACAGTAAATCCAAAGAAACAACAAGTTCTTAAACTAAAAGGACTTGATGAAAATAAGCTTTATGAAGTGAACGGCAAAGGAACATACTATGGTGATGAATTACTTTACAATGGTTTACAATTACCTACTGAGTTTAATGGAGTAAACGCCCCATTTGCAAAACGTGGAGGAGATTATCAATCAGTTGTATTCCATTTAGTAGGGAAGGATAAATAA
- a CDS encoding methyl-accepting chemotaxis protein — protein MKAHSMLSDLSLRKRLILVFMVILLGLATINCVQIYLFLGYVRQYNAMMETITLTNSINGSLKQKLDEEIRDIVYGKVLFENGTQYDHLHNMYQNLDKIERDDKNGQFTEEITEVRQTLTTTTEYIDKLGEQIQENVPADSRNITYEYITILTDLIDEKVQSLLQKTLLVKGESQNIISTNLTRDITIYICSFIAVIIISLLFAIYISGSFVKPIRSLGQKTNEIAEGNLTIGAIVNPSKNEIGELCRSYNRMFHNLKDIILNVRNTNDLVVLTSKDIHQSILENRLAGEEVAEATQTISNNLHTQDKLIQKSVTTFEHLLFKYNEVLGKSNKINLQSNETLHITNEISHELVTFHQQLEKMSQTIYLVNRDTEELQRVSGEMNEYLRLIKLVARESSLLYLTLINEIPKSSINERIEKALTSIKEVSDETNKVSQDSDYKVNHILSLTSSIRKQNSETLENIQLCRFKTEQVKNRFQTILSVRNRQQVEIESIKQDMQEAFDQMLSIRQIISDIEQSSQITNAEVVGIAAMGEEQLTTLEEVSDASYKLVERIQQMKDNIRQFKI, from the coding sequence TTGAAAGCGCATTCAATGCTATCTGATTTATCTTTACGTAAAAGATTAATCCTTGTTTTCATGGTCATTTTATTAGGGCTTGCAACAATTAATTGCGTACAAATCTATCTTTTCCTCGGGTATGTTCGTCAATATAATGCAATGATGGAAACAATCACATTGACGAATTCAATTAATGGTTCACTTAAGCAAAAGCTAGATGAGGAAATTAGGGATATTGTGTATGGAAAAGTACTTTTTGAAAATGGTACTCAATATGATCATCTACACAATATGTATCAAAATTTAGATAAAATTGAACGTGACGATAAAAATGGCCAATTTACTGAGGAAATTACAGAGGTTCGCCAAACATTAACGACTACGACTGAATATATTGACAAGCTTGGAGAGCAAATCCAAGAAAATGTTCCTGCAGATTCAAGAAATATCACCTATGAATATATTACAATTCTAACAGACCTCATCGATGAAAAGGTTCAGTCACTCTTACAAAAAACCCTTTTGGTAAAAGGGGAATCACAGAATATCATTTCCACTAACTTAACAAGAGACATAACTATTTATATTTGTTCATTTATTGCCGTTATCATCATTTCATTATTATTTGCCATATATATATCAGGAAGTTTTGTAAAACCTATTCGTAGTTTAGGACAAAAAACAAATGAAATTGCAGAAGGAAACTTAACCATAGGAGCAATAGTAAATCCGTCTAAGAATGAAATAGGAGAATTATGTCGTTCTTATAATCGAATGTTTCATAATTTAAAGGATATTATCTTAAACGTGAGAAATACAAATGATCTAGTTGTTTTAACTTCAAAGGATATCCACCAAAGTATTCTTGAAAACCGACTAGCTGGGGAAGAAGTTGCTGAAGCAACACAAACAATTTCGAACAATCTTCATACACAAGATAAACTGATTCAAAAATCAGTAACTACATTTGAACATTTACTTTTTAAATATAACGAAGTACTAGGAAAATCAAATAAAATAAATCTTCAATCAAATGAAACCTTACATATTACAAATGAAATAAGTCATGAACTTGTCACCTTCCATCAGCAACTTGAAAAAATGAGCCAAACTATCTATCTAGTAAACAGAGATACAGAAGAACTTCAGAGAGTTTCAGGGGAAATGAATGAATATTTGCGATTAATTAAGCTTGTTGCACGAGAATCTAGTTTATTGTACCTCACTCTTATAAATGAAATTCCTAAAAGTTCAATAAATGAAAGAATAGAAAAAGCTTTAACTAGTATAAAGGAAGTTTCTGATGAAACAAACAAGGTTTCACAAGACTCCGATTACAAAGTAAACCATATCTTGAGCCTAACATCTTCAATCAGAAAACAAAACTCTGAAACTCTAGAAAACATTCAACTTTGCAGATTCAAAACTGAGCAAGTAAAGAATCGATTTCAAACTATTCTTTCAGTTAGAAATAGACAGCAAGTTGAAATTGAAAGCATAAAACAAGACATGCAGGAGGCATTTGATCAAATGCTTTCTATTCGTCAAATAATCTCAGACATTGAGCAGAGTTCGCAAATTACGAATGCAGAAGTTGTTGGAATTGCGGCTATGGGTGAAGAACAATTAACTACTCTTGAGGAAGTTTCCGATGCATCTTATAAACTTGTAGAACGAATTCAACAAATGAAAGATAACATTAGGCAGTTTAAAATATAA
- a CDS encoding response regulator: MKRVFLVDDEMAIREGIGKCIDWNREGFIYCGDASDGEIALPLIEKHQPDIVITDIKMPFMDGLELSRILREKMPSIKIIILSGHDEFEYAREAMRIQVTEYCLKPVSSQDLLTILKKVSSKIDEEEMNNKRLSDLENQLLQNKSASRDKFLYELCEGLYTFSEAIKEASNLNLNLIASYYYIIIIECTIDSDSIDWIEDEYDCLRFSRKLKESIFIMMGESKQTLEQESEIIRQRLVSHEELQPENPLIFGIGRVESRIQGITLSFSEADEEKSYSTIIHKYSSKETEIDIESKKELQHFNRRDLIDFLKFGLSSDISCFSRSYSSYLEKGNVRSPFTTYYFLMDFTITISHFLKEIEMDNLEVMQEINQLEMKASWIRNYNEVLSYIEEMLNLVTSTRDRLTTKYSSAVQMALSYINENFTDSQLSLQTVADAVNVSASYLSHMFSQETGKTLIEYLTNTRIDMAKDLLKTTNNKTYEIAHQVGYIDSHYFCRTFKKVTGLTTKQYKNQKQVFSL; the protein is encoded by the coding sequence ATGAAAAGAGTATTCTTAGTAGATGATGAAATGGCTATCCGAGAAGGGATTGGAAAATGCATTGATTGGAATCGCGAAGGGTTTATTTATTGTGGTGATGCTTCTGATGGTGAAATTGCTCTTCCTTTAATTGAAAAACACCAACCTGATATTGTCATTACGGATATTAAAATGCCTTTTATGGACGGTTTGGAACTCAGTCGTATTCTACGCGAAAAAATGCCCTCAATAAAAATAATTATTTTAAGTGGACATGATGAATTTGAATATGCTAGAGAAGCAATGCGCATCCAAGTTACTGAATATTGCCTAAAGCCTGTTAGTTCACAAGATTTACTTACTATATTAAAAAAAGTTTCTTCAAAAATCGATGAGGAAGAAATGAACAATAAAAGATTAAGTGACTTAGAAAATCAATTATTGCAAAATAAATCTGCTTCTCGAGATAAATTTTTATATGAACTCTGTGAAGGGTTATATACTTTTTCTGAGGCGATTAAGGAAGCTTCAAATTTAAATCTTAATCTTATCGCAAGTTATTATTATATCATCATCATAGAATGTACAATCGACTCTGATTCGATTGACTGGATAGAAGATGAATATGATTGTTTGCGCTTTAGTAGAAAATTAAAAGAATCTATTTTTATTATGATGGGAGAATCAAAACAAACACTTGAACAGGAGTCCGAGATAATAAGACAGCGGTTGGTGTCACATGAAGAACTACAACCTGAGAACCCATTAATCTTTGGAATCGGAAGAGTAGAAAGCCGTATTCAAGGTATTACCTTATCTTTCTCAGAAGCCGATGAAGAGAAAAGCTATTCAACGATTATTCATAAGTACAGTTCGAAGGAAACTGAAATAGACATAGAGTCTAAAAAGGAATTACAACATTTTAACCGAAGAGATTTAATTGACTTTCTAAAATTTGGATTATCAAGCGATATTTCTTGTTTTTCCCGTTCTTATTCATCTTATCTAGAAAAAGGGAATGTTCGATCTCCTTTTACAACGTATTATTTTTTAATGGACTTTACCATTACGATTTCACATTTTTTAAAGGAAATAGAAATGGATAATCTTGAAGTTATGCAGGAAATTAATCAATTAGAAATGAAAGCAAGCTGGATTAGGAATTATAATGAAGTATTAAGCTATATTGAAGAGATGCTAAACCTCGTTACTTCAACTAGAGATCGTTTAACTACAAAATACTCTTCAGCAGTTCAAATGGCGTTATCTTATATTAACGAAAATTTTACTGACTCTCAGTTATCTCTTCAAACTGTTGCAGACGCAGTGAATGTAAGCGCATCCTATTTAAGTCATATGTTTAGTCAGGAGACAGGTAAAACATTAATTGAATATTTAACAAACACCCGAATTGATATGGCCAAAGATCTTTTGAAGACGACAAATAATAAAACATATGAAATTGCCCATCAAGTTGGGTATATTGATTCGCATTATTTTTGCAGAACCTTCAAAAAGGTAACTGGATTGACTACAAAACAATATAAAAATCAAAAGCAAGTTTTCTCCCTTTAA
- a CDS encoding nucleoside/nucleotide kinase family protein translates to MAYQGDPETGTRTENHIWHVDKVKALVANQDEAVTFFCGGSRNFSKFIDLFDGVFVLEVDLDTLNRRLDERPENEWGGKNTERELIARLHQTKEDIPKNGIIIDATLPIEHVVDEIVRQSEENKRQRQI, encoded by the coding sequence TTGGCTTATCAAGGCGATCCGGAAACTGGTACACGGACGGAGAACCACATTTGGCATGTAGATAAAGTAAAGGCTTTGGTCGCCAACCAGGATGAGGCGGTAACATTCTTCTGCGGTGGCTCTAGGAACTTTTCGAAATTCATAGATCTATTTGACGGCGTGTTCGTCCTCGAGGTCGACCTTGACACATTGAACCGGCGGCTTGACGAGCGACCGGAAAATGAGTGGGGCGGAAAGAATACGGAACGGGAACTCATTGCGCGATTGCACCAAACGAAAGAAGACATTCCGAAAAACGGAATTATAATCGACGCCACCTTACCGATCGAGCACGTCGTTGACGAGATCGTCCGTCAAAGCGAAGAAAATAAACGTCAACGTCAAATTTAA
- a CDS encoding pyridoxamine 5'-phosphate oxidase family protein, whose amino-acid sequence MSNMMKQEEMETLRELIKDVETAMLTTVTEEGLISRPMKTQELEFDGDLWFFTKKETNKYEEILHDHDVNVAYAGKSYVSVRGRAEIVEDLDKKKELWSKTYEKIMQTSYDDPNVVLINVKAEAAEYWETGNFTKKVAFFYKRITGQSSKSTDVNETIELNK is encoded by the coding sequence ATGTCTAACATGATGAAACAAGAAGAAATGGAAACATTAAGAGAGTTAATCAAAGACGTAGAAACGGCCATGCTGACTACGGTAACTGAAGAAGGGCTTATTTCTCGTCCTATGAAAACACAAGAATTAGAGTTTGATGGTGATTTATGGTTTTTTACTAAAAAAGAGACTAATAAATATGAAGAAATTTTACACGATCATGATGTTAATGTGGCTTATGCAGGTAAGTCCTATGTCTCCGTCCGTGGCAGAGCGGAAATCGTTGAGGATTTAGACAAGAAAAAGGAATTGTGGAGCAAAACATATGAGAAAATTATGCAAACTTCTTATGATGATCCTAACGTTGTTTTGATAAATGTAAAAGCGGAAGCAGCCGAATATTGGGAAACAGGTAATTTTACGAAGAAAGTTGCCTTTTTCTATAAACGAATAACAGGGCAAAGTTCTAAATCGACTGATGTTAATGAAACGATTGAATTGAATAAATAA
- a CDS encoding cache domain-containing sensor histidine kinase: MKSYNIVAEKSYSLAQIQVAQLRSEFDDVLQDIKRFTEVGKKDSTVQFLIDKHNTAEESKSILGMIKLYRESYQYSESIMNIKIISLDGKAVSEDRGVHQLDGQALTKLPYTKLLDQPTNTLIEPIYKNSNPALSMTSTITSDNSNEVIGFINIVIKASIFKNILSDASLKTSSTIQIESESGNILFSHPQFAKTSPNLERKQIEENHSGYFTHGATFFVFETSELTGWKFIRYTPLLDITKEANEIRSLIVLTVGSVLIFTIALYFFITSRLILPIRILKEKMKQVSQGDLNVQLVNKGTDEIADLGENFNSMIMKIKALLTKSVNEQKQLKIAELRTMQAQINPHFLYNSLETIIWMAEAKKSQQVIEITKALSHFFRISLSKGKDLILLEDEIDHIRNYLIIQKMRYQDILDVTFHLNEDILHYEIIKLTLQPIVENAIYHGIKNKRGKGFVRIKGDFTPEGFISIDVIDNGIGIKEDKLKDIRFQLSQGVPFEKDQGGFGMVNVHNRILLHYGEPFGITINSWYGSGTRVSIIIPAERGIK; the protein is encoded by the coding sequence ATGAAATCTTATAATATTGTTGCCGAAAAATCATATTCATTAGCTCAAATCCAAGTAGCACAATTACGTAGTGAATTTGATGATGTCCTTCAGGATATTAAAAGATTTACAGAAGTTGGGAAAAAGGATAGCACTGTTCAATTTTTAATTGACAAACATAATACGGCTGAGGAATCTAAAAGTATTTTAGGAATGATAAAACTTTACAGAGAAAGTTATCAATATAGTGAAAGCATCATGAATATTAAGATTATTAGTCTTGATGGAAAAGCTGTTAGTGAAGACCGTGGCGTTCATCAATTAGATGGTCAGGCGCTCACTAAGCTTCCCTACACGAAACTACTAGATCAGCCAACTAATACACTAATAGAACCAATCTATAAAAACAGTAATCCAGCACTTTCTATGACAAGTACAATTACTTCGGATAATTCCAATGAAGTAATTGGTTTCATAAATATTGTTATTAAAGCTTCAATTTTTAAGAATATTCTTAGCGATGCTTCTTTAAAAACTTCCAGTACAATTCAAATTGAATCTGAATCGGGTAATATTTTATTTTCGCACCCACAATTTGCAAAGACTTCACCTAATTTAGAAAGAAAACAAATAGAAGAAAACCACTCTGGCTATTTTACGCATGGTGCAACATTTTTCGTCTTTGAAACATCTGAATTAACTGGTTGGAAATTCATTCGATATACACCGTTATTAGACATTACAAAAGAAGCTAATGAAATAAGAAGTCTAATTGTATTAACTGTAGGATCAGTTTTAATTTTTACCATTGCATTATATTTCTTTATCACTTCAAGATTAATTCTTCCAATTCGTATTTTAAAAGAGAAAATGAAACAGGTTTCACAAGGTGATCTTAATGTACAGCTCGTTAATAAAGGTACTGATGAGATTGCAGACCTAGGTGAAAATTTTAATAGTATGATTATGAAAATCAAAGCTCTACTAACAAAAAGTGTTAATGAACAAAAACAATTAAAAATTGCAGAATTACGTACTATGCAAGCACAAATTAATCCACACTTTCTATATAACTCACTTGAAACAATTATTTGGATGGCAGAAGCAAAAAAAAGTCAACAAGTAATAGAAATTACGAAGGCATTATCCCATTTCTTTAGAATTTCTTTAAGTAAAGGAAAAGATTTAATTCTTTTAGAAGATGAGATTGATCATATTCGAAATTACCTAATTATTCAAAAAATGAGATACCAAGATATTTTAGATGTAACCTTTCATTTAAATGAAGATATTTTACATTATGAAATTATTAAATTAACACTTCAGCCAATCGTAGAAAATGCTATCTATCACGGCATAAAAAATAAACGCGGTAAGGGATTTGTCCGAATTAAAGGTGATTTTACTCCAGAAGGATTTATTTCCATTGATGTGATAGATAACGGAATTGGCATTAAAGAAGACAAGTTAAAAGATATTCGATTTCAATTATCTCAAGGAGTCCCATTTGAAAAGGATCAAGGAGGCTTTGGTATGGTAAACGTTCATAATCGGATTCTTTTACACTATGGGGAGCCTTTTGGTATAACAATCAATAGCTGGTATGGTTCTGGCACGCGTGTAAGTATAATTATTCCAGCAGAGAGGGGAATTAAATGA